A window of Halomonas sp. H10-9-1 contains these coding sequences:
- a CDS encoding ABC transporter permease gives MNPHQIAIALWTLVVKEIKRFTRIWPQTLLPPSITMTMYFIIFGNLIGSRIGEMDGYSYMDFIVPGLIMMAVITNSYSNVASSFFSNKFQRSVEEMMVSPMPSWVVLTGFVLGGMARGLGVGLIVTGVSLFFTRLEVAHPLLTVLVVVLTAALFAIGGFINALLGKKFDDISIVPTFILTPLTYLGGVFYSISLLPEFWQGVSMLNPILYMVNVFRYGFLGVSDIPVGWALAAILAFIAVLFTIALRMLERGQGIRS, from the coding sequence ATGAATCCGCATCAGATCGCCATTGCCCTCTGGACCCTGGTGGTCAAGGAGATCAAGCGCTTCACGCGCATCTGGCCGCAAACCCTGCTGCCGCCGTCGATCACCATGACCATGTACTTCATCATCTTCGGTAACCTGATCGGCTCGCGCATCGGCGAGATGGACGGCTACAGCTATATGGACTTCATCGTCCCCGGACTGATCATGATGGCGGTGATCACCAACAGCTACTCCAACGTCGCCTCGAGCTTCTTCTCCAACAAGTTCCAGCGCAGCGTGGAGGAGATGATGGTGTCGCCGATGCCCAGTTGGGTGGTCTTGACGGGCTTCGTGCTCGGCGGCATGGCGCGAGGCCTCGGCGTGGGGCTGATCGTCACCGGCGTCTCGCTGTTCTTCACCCGGCTCGAGGTGGCCCATCCGCTGCTCACGGTGCTGGTGGTGGTGCTGACCGCGGCACTGTTCGCCATCGGCGGCTTCATCAACGCCCTGCTGGGCAAGAAGTTCGACGATATCTCCATCGTGCCGACCTTTATCCTGACGCCGCTGACCTACCTGGGCGGGGTCTTCTACTCGATCTCGTTGCTGCCGGAGTTCTGGCAGGGGGTGTCGATGCTCAACCCGATCCTCTACATGGTCAACGTCTTCCGTTACGGCTTCCTCGGCGTCTCCGACATTCCGGTCGGCTGGGCCCTGGCCGCCATCCTTGCCTTCATCGCGGTACTCTTCACCATCGCCCTGCGCATGCTGGAGCGTGGCCAGGGGATCCGCTCATGA
- the queF gene encoding NADPH-dependent 7-cyano-7-deazaguanine reductase QueF (Catalyzes the NADPH-dependent reduction of 7-cyano-7-deazaguanine (preQ0) to 7-aminomethyl-7-deazaguanine (preQ1) in queuosine biosynthesis): MSQRPETLADAPLGRESAYPERYDAGLLYPIPRAANRAPLGIEEGALPFVGEDEWHAFEVSWLNARGKPVVAVARFRVPAQSPCLIESKSWKLYLNGFNQSRFASREAVIETLERDLAQVAGAAVSVELFAVDDEALAPRRLPGECLDDLDIAIDDYTPSAEHLRVGDEVVEETLHSHLLKSNCPVTGQPDWGSVLIRYRGPRLDREGLLRYLVGYRQHQDFHEHCVEHIFMDLMARARPERLLVLARYVRRGGLDISPWRATPGERPPAPLRLSRQ, translated from the coding sequence ATGAGCCAGCGGCCGGAGACTCTCGCCGATGCCCCCCTGGGGCGCGAATCCGCCTATCCCGAGCGCTATGACGCCGGGCTGCTCTATCCCATCCCCCGTGCCGCCAACCGCGCCCCGCTGGGGATCGAGGAGGGCGCCTTGCCCTTCGTCGGCGAGGACGAGTGGCACGCCTTCGAGGTCAGCTGGCTCAACGCCCGGGGCAAGCCGGTGGTCGCCGTGGCTCGCTTCCGGGTACCGGCGCAGTCGCCCTGCCTGATCGAATCGAAGTCGTGGAAGCTCTACCTCAACGGCTTCAACCAGAGCCGCTTCGCCAGTCGCGAGGCGGTCATCGAGACCCTGGAGCGCGACCTGGCGCAGGTTGCCGGGGCCGCGGTGTCGGTGGAACTCTTCGCGGTCGACGACGAGGCGCTCGCGCCGCGCCGGCTGCCCGGCGAGTGCCTGGACGACCTGGATATCGCCATCGACGACTACACCCCGAGTGCCGAACACCTGCGTGTCGGCGACGAGGTGGTGGAGGAGACCCTCCACTCCCACCTGCTCAAGTCCAACTGCCCGGTCACCGGCCAGCCCGACTGGGGCAGCGTGCTGATCCGCTACCGCGGGCCGCGCCTCGACCGCGAGGGACTGCTGCGCTACCTGGTGGGCTACCGCCAGCACCAGGACTTCCACGAGCACTGCGTGGAGCATATCTTCATGGACCTGATGGCCCGCGCCCGACCCGAGCGGCTGCTGGTGCTGGCGCGTTACGTGCGCCGCGGCGGGCTGGACATCAGCCCCTGGCGCGCCACCCCGGGTGAGCGTCCCCCGGCGCCGCTGCGGCTCTCTCGCCAGTAA
- a CDS encoding nitroreductase → MDALTLLHERSSMGKLMGPPPSPDQLEAIYRAALRAPDHKELRPWRFIEFSGEGLSRLGELFAEAEFHEDPHASDTTLNAARKKLLRAPMIIAVIAKVTPNEPKVPKVEQVISAGCAAHGILLAAHALGLGAMWRSGKYAFDPVVRKGLGLEEEDEVVAFIYLGRLGGRHKPLPEHDIGAFVERWR, encoded by the coding sequence ATGGACGCGCTGACGCTGCTGCACGAACGCAGCTCCATGGGCAAGTTGATGGGCCCGCCGCCGAGCCCCGATCAGCTCGAGGCCATTTATCGGGCGGCGCTGCGGGCGCCGGATCACAAGGAGTTGCGCCCCTGGCGCTTCATCGAGTTCTCCGGCGAGGGCCTCTCGCGCCTCGGCGAGCTGTTCGCCGAGGCCGAGTTCCACGAGGATCCCCACGCCTCTGACACCACCCTCAACGCGGCTCGCAAGAAGCTGCTGCGTGCGCCGATGATCATCGCGGTGATCGCCAAGGTCACCCCGAACGAGCCCAAGGTGCCGAAGGTCGAGCAGGTAATCTCTGCCGGCTGTGCCGCCCACGGTATCCTGCTCGCCGCCCACGCCCTGGGCCTCGGTGCCATGTGGCGCAGCGGCAAGTACGCCTTCGACCCGGTGGTGCGCAAGGGGCTGGGCCTCGAGGAGGAGGACGAGGTGGTGGCCTTCATCTATCTGGGCCGTCTCGGCGGGCGCCACAAGCCGCTGCCGGAACACGATATCGGTGCCTTCGTCGAGCGCTGGCGCTGA
- a CDS encoding YiiD C-terminal domain-containing protein → MREVGVPHPRLPLPSPGGEDDPTAFLTWLGEAIPMVAHLGIREMHRDGDVLHWSLALTPSLNDKGTGFGGALAAQTTLLGWCWTTLWLRRRGLSRDVVVAEATQRFLAPVTGDYRLECLPEDARGPEVLAARLAEKGRGRIRLVQRLWCGDTLCLEARGDYAVLPAA, encoded by the coding sequence GTGCGCGAGGTCGGCGTTCCCCACCCGCGCCTCCCGCTGCCGTCCCCCGGCGGCGAGGATGACCCCACGGCCTTCCTGACCTGGCTAGGCGAGGCGATCCCCATGGTGGCGCATCTCGGCATCCGCGAGATGCACCGCGACGGCGACGTCCTCCACTGGTCGCTGGCCCTCACTCCCAGCCTCAACGACAAGGGTACCGGTTTCGGCGGCGCCCTGGCCGCCCAGACCACCCTGCTGGGATGGTGTTGGACCACCCTCTGGCTGCGCCGTCGCGGACTCTCCCGCGACGTCGTCGTGGCCGAGGCGACCCAGCGCTTCCTCGCCCCGGTGACCGGCGACTATCGCCTGGAGTGCCTGCCCGAGGACGCGCGGGGGCCCGAGGTTCTCGCCGCGCGGCTCGCCGAGAAGGGGCGTGGGCGCATCCGTCTGGTTCAGCGCCTGTGGTGCGGCGATACCCTCTGCCTGGAAGCCCGCGGCGACTACGCGGTACTGCCAGCGGCTTGA
- a CDS encoding EAL domain-containing protein codes for MWASGRHDSTFYTEMWQTIAADGSWQGEVWNRRKSGEVYPQWLTISAIHDDHGGVLHYVATLTDLSATKAAESTIQRLAFYDPLTGLPNRRLLIDRLGEVIKHTRRRGHYAALLLVGLDNFKAYNSTLGHARGDTLLRHLAEGLRGRLRESDTLARWGGDQFALLVQDLGERSAHAARGVERLADKLLHEVARLAGGEDVTLPLSASIGIALFHDDELDAAEAIQQAELAMYEAKREGGAALRFFDRAMQTQVIERAHLEADLERALDADQLRLFYQPQVDAAGVTVGLEALLRWEHPVRGMVSPGVFIPLAEEGGRIVAIGNWVLEQACHQLAHWADQPARCELTISVNVSPVQFREAGFVDGVREIRAATGADPRRLVLEVTESLFLQDPKLARETMLALSALGVRFALDDFGTGYSSLSYLKRLPLDELKIDQSFVRDLLASPADAAIVETIIALADRLSLSVTAEGVETEAQAAWLRDHGCRHFQGYLFARPAPLVSGKEPLPGLPS; via the coding sequence ATGTGGGCCTCCGGTCGTCACGATTCCACCTTCTATACCGAGATGTGGCAGACCATCGCCGCCGATGGCAGCTGGCAGGGCGAGGTGTGGAATCGCCGCAAGAGCGGCGAGGTCTACCCCCAGTGGCTGACCATCAGCGCCATCCACGACGACCACGGTGGGGTCCTGCACTATGTCGCCACCCTCACCGACCTCTCCGCGACCAAGGCGGCGGAGTCCACCATCCAGCGCCTGGCCTTCTACGACCCCTTGACCGGCCTGCCCAATCGCCGCCTGCTGATCGATCGCCTGGGCGAGGTGATCAAGCACACGCGGCGGCGGGGTCACTACGCCGCCCTCTTGCTGGTGGGGCTGGACAACTTCAAGGCCTACAACAGCACCCTGGGCCACGCCCGCGGCGACACCCTGCTGCGTCACCTGGCGGAGGGGCTGCGCGGTCGCCTGCGCGAGAGCGACACCCTGGCGCGCTGGGGTGGCGACCAGTTCGCCCTGCTGGTCCAGGACCTGGGAGAGCGCTCCGCCCATGCCGCCCGCGGCGTCGAGCGCCTGGCCGACAAGCTGCTTCACGAGGTGGCGCGCCTGGCCGGCGGCGAAGACGTGACCCTGCCCCTCTCGGCCAGCATCGGCATCGCGCTGTTCCACGACGACGAGCTGGACGCCGCCGAGGCGATCCAGCAGGCGGAGCTCGCCATGTACGAGGCCAAGCGGGAGGGCGGGGCGGCGCTGCGCTTCTTCGACCGCGCCATGCAGACCCAGGTGATCGAGCGCGCTCACCTGGAGGCGGACCTAGAGCGCGCCCTCGACGCCGACCAGCTGCGCCTCTTCTATCAGCCCCAGGTTGATGCCGCGGGGGTCACCGTGGGACTGGAGGCGCTGCTGCGCTGGGAGCATCCGGTGCGCGGCATGGTCTCGCCGGGGGTGTTCATCCCCCTGGCCGAGGAGGGCGGGCGCATCGTGGCCATCGGCAATTGGGTGCTGGAGCAGGCCTGCCACCAGCTGGCGCATTGGGCTGACCAGCCGGCGCGATGCGAGCTGACCATCTCGGTGAATGTCAGCCCGGTACAGTTCCGCGAGGCGGGCTTCGTCGACGGGGTTCGCGAGATCCGCGCCGCCACCGGCGCCGACCCGCGGCGGCTGGTGCTGGAGGTGACCGAGTCGCTGTTCCTGCAGGACCCGAAGCTGGCCCGCGAGACCATGCTGGCGCTCAGCGCGCTGGGGGTGCGTTTCGCCCTGGACGACTTCGGCACCGGCTACTCGTCGCTGAGCTACCTCAAGCGCCTGCCCCTGGACGAGCTCAAGATCGACCAGAGCTTCGTGCGCGACCTGTTGGCGAGCCCCGCCGACGCCGCCATCGTCGAGACCATCATCGCCCTGGCCGACCGGCTCTCGCTGTCGGTCACCGCCGAGGGGGTGGAGACCGAGGCCCAGGCGGCCTGGCTACGCGATCACGGTTGCCGCCACTTCCAGGGCTACCTCTTCGCGCGGCCGGCGCCGCTGGTGAGCGGGAAGGAGCCCCTGCCGGGGCTTCCGAGCTGA
- a CDS encoding EAL domain-containing protein, translating to MHRGLRRLTRWGAPWLLLAGSLGPTAQAQPDAEATGDAIQVLASYHRGSPWSDELVDRIEEAAIQLGWDEGLDVDYLDARRLGLETAFDIERRRLAERRAVAPAERVLLIDDAALRFYLRHPAALDHPTRVVAIGINDPELLARAIERGVRVIVTRRVERQSLAFLRALFGEPLSLLVLGDEQGSGRYLTRHFLDSIAEEPEIRAARVLWEWRPESVLAALERLPADTRVYLVEGHTTGAQDLYPGSREWLERLAERGVRVFCHLPYQVSLGCAGGALLDTRRLGRLAVESLISPAFEALPAIQEVGAGRYALHASFHRQAPEAYRDSIEWLAVEGTIANADSRISLLIRGGGAVTAVLLAALLLMGLSRRRARRAQRRLAIDPGSGLPTRQVLENELPGLCRRHAGGWLFALVSPGLRDYRQHLGLPAAQALFREQLATLRRLLPRAGRLYLNADLGVIGFLPLHDRDQAEPLVDRMLTSLAHASDEGGIRRLAWYASLLRLPGSEADFPQCRAALDDGLFRLERQGWRQPLIRVEPLDRERATRFRQLSDALEGLIDDPGREWRLVLQPKVAAADGELRGAEVLLRWHHPVLGEISPGEFLPVAEILGLASRLDHWVMEESLTWLAAARPRLPGLGSLAINVKLATLAEAAFRRRLLERLQALALPASMIELEVTEHSDFRDLEAVERHMNDLRAHGVRLALDDFGTGNTSFQLIQRLPFTAIKMDRSLLLGADRYPRAREAYAAMVQFSRHLGLAVVAEGVEEPEQAEWLRSLGIDEVQGFLFARPLEPAVMLSRYGR from the coding sequence ATGCACAGGGGCCTGCGCCGACTGACCCGCTGGGGCGCTCCCTGGTTGCTGCTGGCCGGAAGCCTGGGGCCGACAGCCCAGGCGCAACCCGATGCCGAAGCAACGGGCGATGCCATCCAGGTGCTCGCCTCCTACCACCGGGGCAGCCCCTGGTCGGACGAGCTGGTCGACCGAATCGAAGAGGCGGCGATACAGCTCGGCTGGGACGAGGGCCTGGACGTCGACTATCTGGACGCCCGCCGGCTTGGCCTCGAGACCGCCTTCGACATCGAGCGCCGCCGCCTCGCCGAGCGCCGCGCCGTGGCCCCCGCCGAGCGGGTGCTGCTGATCGATGATGCCGCCCTGCGCTTCTACCTGCGCCACCCCGCGGCCCTGGACCACCCCACCCGGGTGGTGGCGATCGGCATCAACGACCCCGAGCTGCTCGCCCGGGCCATCGAGCGCGGCGTGCGCGTGATCGTCACCCGCAGGGTAGAGCGCCAGTCGCTGGCGTTCCTCCGGGCGCTCTTCGGCGAGCCGCTGTCGCTGCTGGTGCTGGGTGACGAACAGGGCAGCGGGCGCTACCTGACCCGGCACTTCCTCGACAGCATCGCCGAGGAGCCGGAGATCAGGGCCGCCCGGGTGCTGTGGGAGTGGCGCCCGGAGAGCGTGCTGGCCGCCCTCGAGCGCCTGCCGGCGGATACCCGCGTCTACCTCGTGGAGGGCCACACCACCGGTGCCCAGGACCTCTATCCCGGCTCACGGGAGTGGCTGGAGCGGCTCGCCGAGCGCGGCGTGCGGGTGTTCTGCCACCTCCCCTACCAGGTGTCGCTGGGGTGCGCCGGAGGCGCCCTGCTCGACACCCGGCGCCTGGGACGGCTGGCGGTGGAGTCGCTGATCAGCCCCGCCTTCGAGGCCCTGCCGGCCATCCAGGAGGTCGGGGCGGGGCGCTACGCACTGCACGCCAGCTTCCATCGCCAGGCCCCCGAGGCCTACCGCGACAGCATCGAGTGGCTGGCGGTGGAGGGCACCATCGCCAACGCCGACAGCCGGATCTCGCTGCTGATCCGCGGGGGTGGCGCGGTCACCGCCGTGCTGCTCGCGGCGCTGCTGCTGATGGGGCTGTCGCGGCGCCGCGCCAGGCGCGCCCAGCGCCGGCTGGCCATCGACCCGGGCAGCGGCCTGCCGACTCGCCAGGTGCTGGAGAACGAACTGCCCGGGCTGTGCCGTCGCCACGCCGGCGGCTGGCTGTTTGCACTGGTCTCGCCGGGGCTGCGTGACTACCGCCAGCACCTCGGCCTGCCCGCCGCCCAGGCGCTGTTCCGGGAGCAGCTCGCCACCCTGCGCAGGCTGCTGCCCCGCGCGGGCCGACTCTACCTCAACGCCGACCTGGGGGTGATCGGCTTCCTGCCGCTCCACGATCGCGACCAGGCCGAGCCCCTGGTCGACCGCATGCTCACCTCCCTGGCGCATGCCAGCGACGAGGGCGGCATACGCCGCCTGGCCTGGTACGCCAGCCTGCTGCGCCTGCCCGGCAGCGAGGCGGACTTCCCCCAGTGCCGCGCGGCCCTGGACGACGGGCTGTTTCGCCTCGAGCGCCAGGGCTGGCGGCAGCCACTGATCCGTGTCGAGCCGCTCGACCGGGAGCGTGCCACCCGCTTCCGCCAGCTCTCCGATGCCCTCGAGGGGCTGATCGACGACCCCGGCCGCGAATGGCGGCTGGTGCTGCAGCCCAAGGTGGCCGCGGCCGACGGCGAGCTGCGCGGCGCCGAGGTGCTGCTGCGCTGGCATCACCCGGTGCTGGGCGAGATCTCTCCCGGCGAGTTCCTGCCGGTGGCGGAGATCCTCGGGCTGGCCTCGCGGCTGGACCACTGGGTGATGGAGGAGAGCCTCACCTGGCTGGCCGCCGCCAGGCCACGGCTGCCAGGGCTCGGCAGCCTGGCCATCAACGTCAAGCTGGCGACCCTGGCCGAGGCGGCCTTCCGGCGCCGCCTGCTGGAACGGCTGCAGGCCCTGGCGCTGCCGGCGTCGATGATCGAGCTGGAGGTCACCGAGCACTCCGACTTCCGTGACTTGGAGGCGGTGGAGCGGCACATGAACGACCTGCGGGCCCACGGCGTGCGCCTGGCGCTGGACGACTTCGGCACCGGCAACACCTCCTTCCAGCTGATCCAGCGTCTGCCCTTCACGGCGATCAAGATGGACCGCAGTCTACTGCTGGGCGCCGACCGCTATCCCCGGGCCCGGGAAGCCTATGCCGCCATGGTGCAGTTCTCCCGGCACCTGGGGCTGGCGGTGGTGGCCGAAGGGGTCGAGGAACCGGAGCAGGCCGAGTGGCTACGCTCGCTGGGTATCGACGAGGTGCAGGGCTTCCTGTTCGCCCGGCCGCTGGAACCCGCAGTGATGCTGTCGCGCTACGGCCGCTGA
- a CDS encoding diguanylate cyclase, with translation MSLKLRFLLVAAALMLGASLLAWFSFQYMAERIVEQWGRRVAEVQVQYDSARLLQPLEREVALAHQLANSQVLKRWAANPEEPLLRAQAISEMESFRRNFIDRNYFVALRESGAYYHNNAEDDFGDDPLRYHLRENRPADAWFYQLIEEGRDFHLNVNPDVELGITQLWIDVLMRDEEGEILGVVGTGIELGNILEQIIDIDQRGITTLFADVNGAIQLYRDPRFIDFASFVKPEGQKRTLDLLFDLPSDGERVMERMRRLRDAPLEQPSVITDFVTVDGKRHLAGIAYLASIGWFEVTLLDLDEVMPVASFVPALGLLIAFLLVALLLFYWALHRQLLSPMASLRQAMGALREGRREVSLPRGSGEMGQLIRHFGDMADEVTRHTEALEAKVRERTEELERLARVDVLTGLLNRRGMTLLLGEQTARAARDNLAFGLIWLDLDRFKEINDDAGHAAGDQALCEVARVLEAGLRGYDHAARWGGDEFLVLLTPCEADDLMTIAARLRQEVAEQARYPGGGVTVSVGACLAQPGETLESALQRADEALYRAKENGRDRLVVA, from the coding sequence TTGAGCCTGAAACTGCGCTTCCTGCTGGTGGCGGCGGCCCTGATGCTGGGTGCCTCGCTGCTGGCCTGGTTCAGCTTCCAGTACATGGCGGAGCGGATCGTCGAGCAGTGGGGACGACGGGTGGCCGAGGTACAGGTGCAATACGACAGCGCCCGCCTGCTGCAGCCGCTGGAGCGCGAGGTCGCCCTCGCCCACCAGCTCGCCAACTCCCAGGTGCTCAAGCGCTGGGCGGCAAACCCCGAGGAGCCCCTGCTGCGCGCCCAGGCGATCAGCGAGATGGAGAGCTTCCGGCGCAACTTCATCGACCGCAACTACTTCGTCGCCCTTCGCGAGAGCGGCGCCTACTACCATAACAACGCCGAGGACGACTTCGGCGATGACCCGCTGCGCTACCACCTGCGCGAGAACCGCCCCGCCGACGCCTGGTTCTATCAGCTGATCGAAGAGGGGCGAGACTTCCACCTCAACGTCAACCCGGACGTCGAGCTCGGTATCACCCAGCTGTGGATCGACGTGCTGATGCGCGACGAAGAGGGCGAGATCCTCGGCGTGGTAGGCACCGGCATCGAGCTCGGCAACATCCTCGAGCAGATCATCGACATCGATCAGCGCGGCATCACCACCCTGTTTGCCGACGTCAACGGCGCCATCCAGCTCTACCGCGATCCACGCTTCATCGACTTCGCCAGCTTCGTCAAGCCCGAGGGGCAGAAGCGCACCCTCGACCTGCTGTTCGACCTCCCCAGCGACGGCGAGCGGGTGATGGAGCGCATGCGTCGCCTGCGCGATGCCCCGCTGGAGCAACCCAGTGTGATCACCGATTTCGTCACCGTGGACGGCAAACGCCACCTCGCCGGCATCGCCTACCTGGCCAGCATCGGCTGGTTCGAGGTCACGCTGCTCGACCTCGACGAGGTAATGCCGGTGGCCAGCTTCGTGCCGGCGCTGGGCCTGCTGATCGCCTTTCTGCTGGTGGCACTGCTGCTGTTCTACTGGGCGCTACACCGCCAGCTGCTCAGCCCCATGGCCTCGCTCAGGCAGGCCATGGGGGCGCTGCGCGAGGGGCGCCGCGAGGTTTCTCTGCCCCGCGGTAGCGGCGAGATGGGCCAGCTGATCCGCCATTTCGGCGACATGGCCGACGAGGTCACCCGCCACACCGAGGCGCTGGAAGCCAAGGTACGCGAGCGCACCGAGGAGCTGGAGCGCCTGGCCCGAGTCGACGTGCTGACCGGCTTACTCAATCGCCGGGGCATGACCCTGCTATTGGGGGAGCAGACCGCGCGGGCGGCTCGCGACAACCTCGCCTTCGGCCTGATCTGGCTCGACCTGGACCGCTTCAAGGAGATCAACGACGATGCGGGCCATGCCGCCGGCGACCAGGCACTGTGCGAGGTCGCCCGGGTGCTGGAGGCCGGCCTGCGCGGCTACGACCACGCGGCGCGTTGGGGCGGTGATGAATTCCTGGTGCTGCTGACCCCCTGTGAGGCCGACGACCTGATGACTATCGCCGCCCGCCTGCGCCAGGAAGTCGCCGAGCAGGCCCGTTACCCAGGTGGCGGTGTCACCGTCAGCGTGGGCGCCTGCCTGGCCCAGCCCGGCGAGACGCTGGAAAGCGCGCTGCAGCGCGCCGACGAGGCGCTCTACCGCGCCAAGGAGAACGGCCGCGACCGACTGGTGGTGGCCTGA
- a CDS encoding helix-turn-helix domain-containing protein: MTATEQDPVTRLPGAQCDVCSLHGVCLTQDLSADALERLDSMLDQPSPLKRGESLITQGNAFTSLYLVRSGSLKQVVRPLGHELEHVVGFYLPGETVGLEGIGESHCPASVVAMETTFVCELPYARLRELYCNNPSLSESLLHRMSRELRGEKRQLCLMSGRTAEQRLAGFLLGLSERFQQRGCSRYRFRLAMSRGDIGSHLGLALETVSRVLGRFQRQGVIQIATRELTILSLEGLRAILEEH, from the coding sequence ATGACCGCCACCGAACAGGACCCCGTCACCCGTTTGCCGGGCGCCCAGTGTGACGTCTGCAGCCTGCATGGGGTCTGCCTGACTCAGGACCTCTCCGCGGATGCACTGGAGCGGCTCGACTCGATGCTTGACCAGCCCAGCCCGCTCAAGCGTGGTGAATCGCTGATCACCCAGGGCAACGCCTTCACCAGCCTCTATCTGGTGCGCAGCGGTAGCCTAAAGCAGGTGGTCAGGCCCCTGGGCCATGAGCTGGAACACGTGGTGGGATTCTACTTGCCAGGTGAAACGGTGGGCCTGGAAGGGATCGGCGAATCTCACTGTCCCGCCTCGGTGGTGGCGATGGAAACCACCTTCGTCTGTGAGCTGCCCTATGCGCGCCTGCGCGAGCTGTATTGCAACAACCCCTCCCTCAGTGAGTCGCTTCTTCATCGCATGAGCCGCGAGTTGCGCGGCGAGAAGCGCCAGCTCTGCCTGATGTCCGGACGCACCGCCGAGCAGCGCCTGGCCGGCTTCCTGCTGGGGCTCTCCGAACGCTTCCAGCAGCGCGGCTGCAGCCGCTACCGGTTCCGCCTGGCCATGTCCCGCGGTGACATCGGCAGCCACCTCGGCCTGGCTCTGGAGACGGTCAGTCGTGTGCTGGGGCGTTTCCAGCGCCAGGGGGTGATCCAGATTGCCACGCGAGAGCTGACCATCCTCTCCCTCGAAGGGCTGCGGGCCATCCTCGAGGAGCACTGA
- a CDS encoding sensor domain-containing diguanylate cyclase, protein MNDRVDPQSLLQTPVLGARLEAVIRPLLRLLEEVTGLHSTYFTLIDEQAGVQRVLYARNSGSLQLPEGLSVPWEDTLCRRAILEGQRYTADVASCWGDSEAARELGLQTYLSQPIRLGDETLLGTLCAASDQAIEVSAEAMETLDTFAELIARYVDSERLLRQLVSENRTLAQHANTDPLTGIANRRALLQELTRRLEQAGGAGGRLHVAFIDLDGFKAINDQHGHDAGDRFLIEMAHRLVGGCQADDLVARFGGDEFVIVRQAGEDPSAEREAVKAALEALTAGEFRVCGKRIQYPGASVGVITSTPSDTDAMTLLQLSDAEMYTRKRARKAR, encoded by the coding sequence ATGAACGACCGAGTCGACCCGCAGTCGCTGCTGCAGACGCCGGTACTCGGCGCGCGCCTGGAGGCGGTGATACGCCCGCTGCTCCGCCTGCTGGAGGAGGTCACCGGGCTACATTCCACCTACTTCACGCTGATCGACGAACAGGCCGGCGTGCAGCGGGTGTTGTATGCCCGCAACAGCGGCAGTCTGCAGCTGCCCGAGGGGCTGTCGGTGCCTTGGGAGGACACCCTCTGCCGCCGGGCGATCCTCGAGGGGCAGCGCTACACCGCCGACGTGGCGAGCTGCTGGGGGGATTCCGAGGCGGCGCGCGAGCTCGGCCTCCAGACCTACCTCAGCCAACCGATCCGCCTGGGCGATGAGACGCTGCTGGGCACCCTTTGCGCGGCCAGCGACCAGGCCATCGAGGTGTCGGCGGAGGCAATGGAGACGCTGGACACCTTCGCCGAGTTGATCGCCCGCTACGTGGACAGCGAACGCCTGCTGCGCCAGCTGGTCAGCGAGAACCGCACCCTGGCCCAGCACGCCAACACCGACCCGCTGACAGGCATCGCCAACCGCCGCGCGCTGCTCCAGGAGCTCACGCGGCGCCTCGAGCAGGCGGGGGGCGCCGGCGGCCGCTTGCATGTGGCCTTCATCGACCTGGACGGTTTCAAGGCGATCAACGACCAACATGGCCACGACGCGGGGGACCGCTTCCTGATCGAGATGGCCCACCGCCTGGTCGGCGGGTGTCAGGCCGACGACCTGGTGGCACGCTTCGGCGGCGACGAGTTCGTGATCGTGCGCCAGGCAGGCGAGGATCCATCGGCCGAGCGTGAAGCCGTCAAGGCGGCGCTGGAGGCACTGACCGCCGGCGAGTTCCGAGTCTGCGGCAAGCGCATCCAGTATCCCGGGGCCAGCGTCGGCGTGATCACCTCGACGCCAAGTGATACCGATGCCATGACGCTGCTGCAGCTGTCGGATGCCGAGATGTATACACGCAAGCGGGCCCGCAAGGCGCGTTAG